A genome region from Brassica oleracea var. oleracea cultivar TO1000 chromosome C2, BOL, whole genome shotgun sequence includes the following:
- the LOC106325544 gene encoding uncharacterized protein LOC106325544 → MLVPDGPRTPPITLSCDKDVEILASVRDYMSEAVLYVTSGPELVARYQFFSRSPFSIGDTTYLEEGVTEAQHRQAILDLVGGHPIVCCKHILEIMFNEPQLLIVFRVALEIEMVYGMADDNGEAEDPAEFPRLTVDDVISMAEAGTISPEEHIYFDPNDEVLYGEPVTIEELQYALPNGQDASLVNQSTPLEVEPINVWRDMTQDEEYWDSIAPDENNYEVYYTQSPHQTQGAIGLPLAPNRRIPNQLQ, encoded by the exons ATGCTGGTCCCTGATGGTCCACGAACGCCGCCGATCACGTTATCATGCGACAAAGATGTTGAGATTCTGGCAAGTGTAAGGGACTACATGTCTGAGGCGGTGCTCTATGTAACTAGTGGACCTGAACTAGTTGCAAGGTACCAGTTCTTTAGTCGATCACCTTTCAGTATAGGTGATACAACTTACCTTGAGGAGGGCGTAACAGAAGCTCAACATCGCCAAGCTATACTCG ATTTGGTTGGAGGGCATCCGATCGTTTGTTGCAAACACATATTGGAAATAATGTTCAATGAGCCTCAACTCCTCATTGTCTTTCGTGTTGCTCTTGAGATAGAAATGGTATATGGAATGGCTGATGACAATGGCGAAGCAGAAGACCCAGCAGAGTTCCCACGATTAACCGTTGACGATGTTATCTCTATGGCAGAAGCCGGTACCATTTCACCCGAAGAACACATCTACTTCGATCCAAATGATGAAG TGCTATATGGTGAGCCAGTGACTATCGAGGAGCTGCAATATGCACTACCAAATGGTCAAGATGCATCTCTTGTGAACCAATCAACCCCTTTGGAAGTGGAACCAATAAATGTTTGGAGAGACATGACGCAGGATGAAGAATACTGGGATAGTATTGCCCCCGATGAAAATAACTATGAAGTGTACTATACACAGTCACCACACCAAACCCAGGGCGCTATAGGTTTGCCACTTGCTCCAAATAGAAGGATCCCCAACCAGCTACAATAA
- the LOC106324924 gene encoding uncharacterized protein LOC106324924 produces the protein MLSLHGVSPQRCCLDQFKKASAKLKSTSHQPVNKSELGNLTCPLCRGQVKGWTIVQPARDFLNLKQRICMQGNCVFAGSFRELRKHMKTDHPCAKPREVDPDVELNWRRLEIEQDRADVISTIRSMMPGATVFGDYVIETNNPNGSESGSEKGRDHRAGFGRNLWSVIIMMHGLGALRNQTRLSDSDSNDLTTHHGTSEMTVS, from the coding sequence ATGCTCAGTTTGCATGGAGTGTCCCCACAACGCTGTTGCTTAGACCAGTTCAAGAAAGCGTCAGCTAAACTCAAGTCAACGTCTCATCAACCGGTCAACAAGTCTGAGCTTGGGAATCTCACATGCCCACTTTGTAGAGGCCAGGTGAAAGGTTGGACAATAGTGCAGCCTGCACGGGACTTTCTGAATCTCAAGCAGAGGATCTGTATGCAGGGGAACTGTGTTTTCGCTGGAAGCTTCAGAGAGCTGAGGAAACACATGAAAACGGATCACCCTTGTGCAAAGCCGCGTGAAGTTGACCCTGATGTGGAGCTGAACTGGAGAAGGCTTGAGATTGAGCAGGACCGAGCTGATGTTATCAGCACGATTAGGTCTATGATGCCCGGTGCAACGGTGTTTGGGGATTACGTTATAGAAACAAACAACCCCAACGGTTCTGAATCAGGTTCTGAAAAGGGTCGTGATCACCGTGCTGGATTTGGTAGGAATTTGTGGAGTGTTATCATTATGATGCATGGTCTTGGGGCGTTAAGGAATCAGACAAGACTCTCTGATTCTGATTCGAATGACTTGACAACCCACCATGGAACAAGTGAGATGACTGTCTCTTGA